The following proteins are encoded in a genomic region of uncultured Vibrio sp.:
- a CDS encoding efflux RND transporter periplasmic adaptor subunit — MKKWTFFMLLIAILLFGSVIGFNLFKQQKIAEYMANRPEAEFPVTVTDVQSVDWVPVIEAIGFIEPNQGVTVANETSGVIDQIAFESGTQVKEGQDLVLLDSAVEKANLKSAQAKLPAAEAKYKRYQGLYKKGSISKESYDEAEANYFSLSADIESLKAAIDRREIKAPFSGVVGIRNVYLGQYLQAGTDIVRLEDTSVMRLRFTVPQTDISRIHISQAVDIFVDAYPEIAFKGSITAIEPAVNVQSGLIQVQADIPNNDGKLRSGMFARANIILPTLENQVTLPQTAITYTLYGDSIYIVSEEDGEKRVTQQVVKVGERTKDIVHILEGVKPGDVVVTSGQIRLSNHAKVRVVESDATTPPTETPML, encoded by the coding sequence ATGAAAAAGTGGACTTTTTTTATGTTACTTATCGCAATCTTGCTGTTCGGCAGTGTGATAGGTTTCAACTTATTCAAGCAACAGAAGATTGCCGAATACATGGCGAATCGCCCGGAAGCTGAATTTCCCGTAACCGTAACTGACGTACAGTCAGTTGATTGGGTACCGGTGATTGAGGCAATTGGCTTTATCGAGCCTAACCAAGGGGTGACGGTAGCGAACGAGACAAGTGGCGTCATTGACCAAATCGCTTTTGAATCTGGAACTCAAGTGAAGGAAGGCCAGGATTTGGTACTTCTTGATTCAGCTGTTGAGAAAGCCAACCTGAAAAGTGCACAAGCGAAGCTGCCAGCTGCTGAAGCAAAATACAAGCGTTACCAAGGCCTGTACAAAAAAGGGTCGATTTCTAAAGAGTCTTATGATGAAGCAGAAGCGAATTACTTTTCTCTTAGCGCTGACATCGAGAGCTTAAAAGCGGCGATCGACCGTCGTGAAATCAAAGCGCCATTTTCAGGTGTGGTTGGTATCCGTAATGTTTACCTAGGTCAGTACCTGCAAGCGGGTACCGATATCGTGCGTCTTGAAGATACCAGCGTTATGCGTCTGCGTTTCACAGTGCCACAGACCGATATTTCTCGTATCCACATCAGCCAAGCTGTCGATATTTTTGTCGATGCTTACCCAGAAATCGCCTTCAAAGGGTCAATTACAGCCATTGAGCCAGCGGTTAATGTACAGAGTGGTCTGATCCAGGTACAAGCAGATATTCCAAATAACGACGGAAAACTACGTAGTGGTATGTTCGCTCGAGCGAATATCATCCTGCCTACACTTGAAAACCAGGTGACTCTGCCGCAAACCGCGATTACTTACACACTTTACGGTGACAGTATTTACATCGTATCTGAAGAAGATGGCGAAAAGCGTGTAACACAGCAAGTGGTTAAAGTGGGTGAGCGTACAAAAGACATCGTACACATTCTTGAGGGCGTTAAGCCAGGTGATGTGGTAGTGACCTCAGGTCAGATTCGTCTGAGTAACCACGCTAAAGTCCGTGTCGTAGAAAGCGATGCAACGACTCCACCAACTGAAACACCAATGCTGTAA
- a CDS encoding TetR/AcrR family transcriptional regulator — MSSNTTLDKKAQILCAAEKLIAELGFQGFSMQKLAKEAGVAAGTIYRYFSDKNHLLDEVRLNVAKRIAIEVQAGVSDDMPLKERYTKMWLNIWCLAGSNVDTLNNRVQYQSLPYASNRITLELERKMFDQVDRLFDQGKEQGVFKPLDNMILSGLSFEATVALARHHALGFYQLDEAAIEAAIEASWDAIIQH; from the coding sequence ATGTCGAGTAATACAACTTTAGATAAAAAAGCTCAGATTCTTTGTGCGGCGGAAAAACTGATTGCTGAGCTGGGTTTTCAGGGGTTTTCGATGCAGAAGCTAGCCAAAGAAGCGGGTGTGGCGGCTGGCACTATCTATCGTTACTTTTCCGATAAGAACCACCTTTTAGACGAAGTTAGATTAAACGTCGCAAAGCGCATTGCAATAGAAGTGCAAGCCGGCGTGAGCGACGATATGCCTTTAAAAGAACGTTATACAAAAATGTGGCTTAACATTTGGTGTTTAGCTGGCTCAAATGTGGACACATTGAACAATAGAGTTCAATATCAATCCCTGCCCTATGCAAGCAATAGAATAACGCTGGAACTTGAGCGTAAAATGTTTGATCAGGTAGACCGACTATTTGACCAAGGTAAAGAGCAAGGAGTGTTTAAGCCACTCGACAATATGATCCTTTCGGGACTGAGTTTCGAGGCGACCGTTGCACTCGCCCGACATCATGCCCTGGGGTTTTATCAACTGGACGAAGCAGCCATAGAAGCCGCCATTGAAGCCAGTTGGGACGCAATCATTCAACACTAA